From Corvus moneduloides isolate bCorMon1 chromosome 4, bCorMon1.pri, whole genome shotgun sequence, one genomic window encodes:
- the DNAJC2 gene encoding dnaJ homolog subfamily C member 2 isoform X3, translated as MLKTLDPKDWKNQDHYAVLGLGNIRYRATQKQIKAAHKSMVLKHHPDKRKAAGEQIGEGDNDYFTCITKAYEILSDPVKRRAFNSIDPTFDNSVPSKSEAKENFFEVFSPVFERNARWSNKKNVPKLGDMNSSFEEVDAFYSFWYNFDSWREFSYLDEEEKEKAECRDERRWIEKQNRAARALRKKEEMNRIRTLVDNAYSCDPRIKKFKEEEKAKKEAEKKAKVEAKRKEQEAKEKQRQAELEAARLAKEKEEEEVRQQALVAKKEKEIQKKAIKKERQKLRTTCKNWNYFSDNEADCVKMMEEVEKLCDRLELASLQCLNEALTSTTREGGKAAVVKQIEEINEQIRREKEEAEARMRQATKSSEKSTTGGGGGSKNWPEDDLQLLIKAVNLFPAGTNSRWEVIANYMNLHSTTGIKRTAKDVINKAKSLQKLDPHQKDDINKKAFDKFKKEHGVVPQMDSAAPSERFEGSPLDSAPWTTEEQKLLEQALKTYPVNTPERWEKIAAAVPGRSKKDCMKRYKVRSLTCSWDCHYPGLERILCFYFSIAYQRQYLTPAKLWTLVENFLFFVTQPQKSSKD; from the exons AATCAAGACCATTATGCTGTTCTTGGACTGGGAAATATACGATACAGAGCTACTCAGAAACAAATCAAAGCAGCTC ATAAATCCATGGTTTTGAAACATCATCCAGACAAACGAAAAGCTGCAGGGGAACAGATAGGTGAAGGTGATAATGATTATTTTACTTGCATAACTAAAG CTTATGAAATATTATCTGATCCTGTGAAACGACGAGCATTTAACAGCATAGATCCTACTTTTGATAACTCTGTACCTTCCAAAagtgaagcaaaagaaaacttcttCGAAGTTTTCTCAccagtttttgaaagaaatgccAG GTGgtcaaataagaaaaatgtacCTAAACTTGGGGACATGAATTCCTCATTTGAGGAGGTAGATGCATTCTATTCCTTTTG GTATAATTTTGATTCCTGGAGAGAGTTTTCCTATTtagatgaagaggaaaaagaaaaagcagaatg TCGAGATGAAAGGAGGTGGattgaaaagcagaacagagctgccagagcattgaggaaaaaagaagaaatgaacagAATTAGGACTCTTGTTG ACAATGCATACAGCTGTGATCCCAGGATAAAGAAAtttaaggaggaagaaaaggcaaagaaggaagcagagaagaaagcaaaggtAGAAGCAAAACGAAAAGAACaggaggcaaaagaaaaa CAAAGACAAGCAGAATTAGAAGCAGCACGgttagcaaaagaaaaggaggaagaagaagttAGGCAGCAAGCATTAgtagcaaaaaaggaaaaagagatacagaagaaagcaatcaagaaagaaaggcaaaaactCAGAACAACATGCAAG AACTGGAATTACTTTTCTGATAATGAGGCAGATTGTGTTAAAATGATGGAGGAGGTGGAAAAGCTTTGTGATCGTCTTGAGCTAGCGAG tctgCAATGCTTGAATGAAGCACTTACATCCACAacaagggaaggaggaaaggcgGCTGTAGTAAAACAG atagaagaaataaatgaacaaataaggagagagaaagaagaggcaGAAGCTCGTATGCGCCAAGCAACAAAGAGTTCAGAAAAGTCAACCACTGGCGGTGGAGGGGGAAGCAAAAATTGGCCAGAGGATGATTTACAGTTGTTAATTAAAGCTGTGAACCTCTTTCCAGCAGGGACTAACTCAAG GTGGGAAGTTATTGCCAATTACATGAACTTGCACTCTACTACTGGAATAAAACGAACAGCAAAAGATGTCATCAATAAAGCAAAGAGTCTCCAAAAGCTTG ACCCTCATCAAAAAGATGACATAAACAAGAAAGCATTtgacaaatttaaaaaagaacatgGTGTGGTGCCTCAGATGGACAGTGCTGCCCCCTCAGAACGATTTGAAG GATCACCTCTAGATTCAGCCCCTTGGACTACAGAAGAACAAAAACTTTTAGAACAAGCATTGAAGACTTATCCAGTAAATACTCCTGAAAGATGGGAGAAAATagcagcagctgttccaggcCGGTCAAAAAAAGACTGCATGAAACGATATAAGGTAAGGTCCCTCACCTGCTCCTGGGACTGTCACTACCCAGGTCTTGAGAGAAtcctttgcttttacttttccaTTGCCTATCAGAGACAGTATCTGACACCAGCAAAATTATGGACCCTTGTggaaaactttttattttttgtaactCAACCCCAAAAGAGCAGTAAGGACTAA